Within the Debaryomyces hansenii CBS767 chromosome E complete sequence genome, the region CGCTGGACATTTTACACAATTTGGCTTGAAATTGTTATCCAAATAAGTTCCAAACTGGACTAACCAACCTGGCAAGTCGCTTGATTGAGGAATAGTAGGCTGGTTTATTTCTTGGCCACAGTATCCAATTAAATATGTTTGTTCTCTATACCAATAACCAGATAAAccaattgataatataatcaaCCATAACCCGATAAACGAAAATATGCTTATTGGAGAAGGTTTTTTAATAGATATactattttctttttccaaaacatcattcaatttttcaatctctTCTTTAATGCCATTCTGAATTTTGTCGAACTTTTTacctttttcttcttctttctcttcttcgtcaCTCAATCTATCCAAGTCTGGTTGTGAAATCTTTTGGTTCTTGTATCTTCTTGAACGTGGAGATGGTTTCTTGGTAGGGGTTTCACTCTTAATACCGGCGAAACTATTATCACTCAATTGGAAGTCCTTCGGAGGCAAGCCTTGAATAGTAATACCTAGCTGTGATGCTAAATCTGTGGATGTCAAAACATCTACTCCACTAGCTGAGCGCGTAGTAGAAGTTTTTCCTtttgatttgattttaCTTTGCTCTTTGTCGAAATCATCCTGCTCTTCTGTCAATGATAAGAATGAGTTATCAGATATAGGGgatttattctttttagCTGAACTCTTAACGGAATTGGTTTTCTTAGACGAGGTTTTAGCCGATGATAAATGTTGATGGTTCTCACTAGACTGGGATGGTGTGGTATCTTGATGTAAAGTCTTTTTGTCACCAGATGCACTCTTTTTGTCACCTGGAGTAATATTGTTGTCGCCTAGAGTACTCTTCTTAACTGGCGTCTGTTTGTCAATTTTAATTGGCGTAGACCTTTTTGACGACGGTTTTTTAATCTTTGAAAGCTTAGGGCTCTTCACTTGATTAATTATgctttttgaaaaaatgtCTGTATCTGAATCACTCGATTCATTGTCATCAAAGAGGTGACCTTTTTTATGAGATACAACTTTCGATGCTGTCGCAGAAGGTGACTTGGGAGACTTAGATGACGGAACTCTAGGCTTCTTATCGGGAGTATCGTTTTggttttcatcattttctcTATGTCTTTTTTTTGACAATGAGGGCGATTTATAATTCGATGGagatttgatattatttgTACCTGCAGAGCTAGGCGGCGACTGGAACACGTTCTCATTGCTGAATGAACTCTCCGACTTGGTCTCTGCTTTACTAGTTCCTTTGGAATCTGGTTTTCCGTCGTCTACATTCACCAGCTCCTGCCTGGTTTTTATCTCGATTTGTGATGTATCAGCACTGGCCGTAGCCTTGTCAGCTAATTCATCGCTGGAGggtttcttcatctttttcGAATCCTTGGGTTTTCGCCTCGTCTTCTTAGATTCCTTGGTTGCTACTTCGGTGTCCGATTCCATTCCTGAAACATCAGACGCCTGAGCAGACGTCCTCGTCGCCTTGGAGTTCTTCTCTTTTGTTGCGTCGCTATCCTCGAGTTCAGCAGATGTTGATCTCGTCGACCGGCGTACCGGCTTGCCAGTGGTGGCGTTGATAAACCCAACATCGTTCAGATTCTTTATCGATTTCTCATACTTTTGCAAGTGTTTCGACGCATTGGGCTTAACTTCATCGTTGAATATCATGATTAGATTGGTCTTCTTGGCGTTAGAAGGGTATGAAATATCGTACTCGTTGAGAATGCCTCTCAACTGGGCTACCTTCAAGGACTTGGGGTCAAAATCTAAATACACGTTAATACTGGAGTctcatatatatttatatcgCATTGTATTACTCACCTTCTTGAAGATACTGTTTCTCGTCCATTTTATGACAAACTGGTATGTACTATTGTAGGATCAGAAAAGTTTTATAGAAAAGTTAACAAAacagaagataaattgTGTAAACAACATGAGCGTCGGAATATGCATCCTTACATCCATATTGGTAAGCTCTGCATCCATACCTCTATATTTCCGCACATCCTGAGTAGTTCTCTCAGAGTTGTTAATGGCATTTCTACAGCTGTTATCCAATTCCAAAGAGTAAACTATCTATTTCCAGAGAGTAGAATATTCATGTCGAAGTGGACTACTCAACTTCAGGCTTGGCCAAGTTCCGATTCGCTGTAGACTATCCGACACTAAACTAAATACCCGATCGCCAGAAGAATACCCGAGAATCCATAGATCTCTTAACTCAACCCACCAAGCCGAACACACAGGGTGCTTGGGTCTCTACAATTAACATCCCTGCTAAGCGTTCAGAGTCCCTGTGTTGCTGAACCCATCAAAGGATCTGGAATCATCTGTCACGTACGCTGCGCATACAAATCCACACAATTCCTTGAGTTGAACTATTCTTTGTAGTGTTCGCTGTGCGAAGTAATTGGTATTCTACTAAATCAGCTTTAAATGACTTATACTTGGAAACTTCATGCGGTTGAATATGTACTTGCCTATTGCAGCATCATACGTCCAATACATAACCTGAAACTACCTCTCTCGGTGAGTATCCCTAACAGATATGCTAGCCACTGCAATAATCCTCAGTGTTTTTGACCCTGCGAAACAGACCATATTATGGTTCACCCGCTTAAGTCAGCGATATGCTGCATAATCGAACATTTCTATAAAAACCTGGCTATTATTACCATCACGCATCATTTGTTCGATATCAATCGGGGTTACGCGTCACAGGGCCTGCAACTAACCTCTCGACTTTGATACGGGAGATTGTTGGTCGGATAGGTATACCCACAGAATTGTTAGCGCGAGTCAGGATACCAATGTTGGGCACTATTATACAGGCCACGGCATCGGTACCCGATCCGGTGGTCGCCACCTGATGCCCccatttgatgatattgggGGCCCCCGCTTATGCCCAGACTATCGCAGTGGGCTGGGCTTTCGTCCTCAGACAAACCATAACTCCGGTCTTTCTGCCATCATGCTACGACTAGTCCAATAGACCACAATCGTTGAATAGTGCATTATTCTGGATTGTTGGCCTATGCGCCAACAGGGCAATCTCTCTTTCGGGGTTTCAGAAGCATCCGCTTATAGTTTACCGCATCTTCTGTATAGGTTGCGTGCGGCACATATTCGCTCCATACGTCTTAAGTATAACAATAGACTAGGTTTGGTGtagtttttgaattttgtaTGCTGCTATTGTGCACGGCTAATTAAACGAGCAAAGAGTTGTACAAGCGTCTTCCCGATTCGAGCGAATCGAAGCACCCTGTGAGCCGAGACTACGCTAGCTGCCGAGAATAGTTGCCCGCTAGCCTGGGCTCAGGCCTATGCACAACGGGCCAGTCATTAACGCTTTCGCCATCGTCCCACTGGCCGCCGCCGCTGTCGTATTCACcaatattatttggatGATATATGTAGCGCGCGATCACCTGCCGTGACCAAGACGCCTTAATACTACTCGCCAACACAATTGTGCACCCGCTATCGTGCAGCTGGTGCCGAGACATTGAGCGCATTGTGCATCTGGGACTCTATCCAATACCTAACAATTGCTTTCCTTGCGCACCATGCAATGTAAGGTTCCCATATCAACAATCAATCACCTCGTTTAAGCAATTAACCACCCCAATTTCTCGACCTTCGTGCAATCAAGTAACCCTTTGGTGAGTTATTTCTGAGAAATAACGGCATTGCAGTGTCCTTTGCAGTAAGGTTAGAGGTTCTCAAGTATGCTTTGGTGGGCCAATGGGACAGTATTTATTAGACACACAATAAGCCCCCGTTATTGCAGTTGCCTAGAACGGGGAGGGTTTGACCCGTCTAAAATTAGCTAGGTTTCATCCTACGCAAGCGCATTGTTTACGGATATATAGTAGACCATATACTTTTGGCGAGGTGCacctaataataattacaGGTAAGGCTACCGTCGCACAATAAGGTTAAGGCATAATCTTTGCGTACGTCAGGATAGTGAAAATCAGTAATTCATAGGtcaaattatataagaGCGACGACGTACACAAAATTCCAAAAGCGAGCCGAATTGAACCCAGCAGTATTGTACTACTCTTTAGCAAAAATTCGGAAGATACATAATAGACGCCATAATATATGCCACAATTGCCTTCAGTGTTTGAGTTGATAAACGATCCGCTTCATAACAAGCAGGATTAAGACGCCGCCGACGCCGCTACCCAGGATATCGTCGTCGAGCTCGTTATCAAACCCAGTGGATAACACATCACCTCCGCTTGTGAAGCCTCGAAATGCTAACAGGCTTTCTGACTCCAACATCGATTATTTCAACTACTACAGTCCACACCGGCAGTCGATTTCATCGTCGATAGACTCAGTATCCCGCAAATCATCCACCAACACATCGAATATCCCCACTTCCATATACCGCCACGACAGCATAGGACACCGTCACGAAAGCATAGGGCATCTCCAACATACGTCACGACAGAATAGCGTGAGTCAGGGGGCAAGTGAGACCCAGGGAGGAGCCATGGGAGGGCCCAAGACTACAAATGTCCTGTCAATAAACTCTATGTCGGCCATAACACCGGTCCAGGTATCTCCTCTGGCGTATACGGGACCCCAAATGGGTGGTTCTGGGACTAACCAGAGCGTTCTGGGTCCCATGAATGGGCTTACTAACGACCACTTTCTTTCGAATAGGTCTGCCAGTCTTCCACATGCACCGGTCGTTTATCACGGCCAGGATTACTATGGTAGTGTTCAGGGAACTAGCCAACCAGGCAGGCTGGTGTTTTATGCTACTGGGCAACATAGTCAAGGTACCAGTCCACCTAAAGGCCCGCTCTCGTATCCAACACACAATGCACCTACGGGACATCACAATGCCACCCAGCCTGAAGGGTATGCGAATCAACAGATAAATTTCACACATCCCATGTACGGACAAAATCACTCGGGTTCTCAGGGTGGCCCGGGTGGCCCCAATTCGGGCCAGCCAGCCTATAATGGGACTTACGATTACCAAATGATGCCATATTCAGTTCAACAGCCAGTTTACTACCCAGTGTATTCACAACTTCCCTATCATCAGGTAGAGGAAAATAACGCGTTAGTGAACAAAAGGAGAATTATTAAGAGAAGGACGAGAACTGGATGTCTTACTTGTCGCAAAAGGAGGATCAAGTGTGATGAGAGAAAACCTTATTGCTTTAATTGTGAACGGTCCAAGAAGGTTTGTCTCGGGTATGAAAACTTGTCAAAACTGAGGAAGAAGAGTAAGCCCGATTCAGATTCTAATTccaatgatgatgatgaaaaagattaACATTTTAATTCTACGTTGTATTATGATATAAGGTATAATTCCTTTACTTTTATGTTCATTTCCTAATTTACTTTACATCAAATATTGGCGTAATCTCTATTGTGGATTATagtcaataataataataggaTATAATAAGTAACTAAGTGCGTAACTAAGTGTATAATAGCGATAATTCTATTGCAATTACTTCGATAAGTGCAGAAAAGAAGGAGCATGTCTGCATTTTTGGTCGTTCACTTCGTTCACATCGATGCTCACTTGTTTTTTGTTGGCccagatgaagatatatttgcaACAAGACAATGCAGCTTCAAAGCATTGCTAGCCTGCGCGTACCGAGccatatatttttaatctatattatttaaaactAATTACTTATTTTGTTGGACAACTGTTCCCATCTGTAGTTCTCGTACTTCAAATTAATTGTTTGATCCTTAAATTCTTGCAAGTGAGACCCAAATAAAATGTTTTTGAATAGAGTGAAATCACAAACACTCTCTTCAATAACTAACAGTCCCCAAGGATAGTTTCGGATATGATTTCCATTCTGAATGATATTGCTCGAAATAATACTAAAAGGTAGCTTATCCTGGATAgattgaaattcttcatcatcttcaaatctAAATATGTTTATATTATGCAACTTGATATTATCcataattaatttcttatttaaTCGCAATTCGTCGTCTGTTAGTGTATCACTCTTGGAGATTACAGGAATAACATTCACCCTAGCACTTATGTTTTGAAGAACAATTATGTCAAGTGCACTGAGACCTCTACTGGTAGgtctaataaaataaatggCGACATGGATACGACTATCTTGCTTATGAGGGTTTCTATTTATCCGTAGCTCTTCGTCTAATATTAgtttatattcattttcaatgaatGATGTGATAAATTTACCAGTTGCATTATTCTCAAGCTTCAGGTTGAAATTCTGAGTATAATTAACTTTAAGTTGAATGGGCATACTATTCGGCTCAGTGACGTCTATTTGCTTTAGTAATTGACTCTTGTTTACCGATAAAAATATACATACTTATAGTTTTGGAATCAATCCTTAGGTCATTACTATAGGACGGCTTTGAGTCGTCTTCAAATACCTGTTGGTTGCACaaagtattaataaatgtTCTTTTGCCAATCCCATTTTCCCCAATCAACAATAGATTGTAAGTAATACCctttttgttgattctACGCTGTCTTATTTGCTCCGGGGTAAACTGATACGTTAATTTAATTCTAAGTTTACTCTCTTAGTAACATACTTACTTTCTTTTCGGAAAGCTTCATTATAACTATGttttattcatatattgTATTAGAGGATTGTCTTTATGATATTTGTAACTCGCAttaattttgcaactattttttgtatttgtGTTGAGCCTGTTTCTTCGATCTACGAGAACCTTCACTGAAAACATGATTATCCTTGGCTACTACAAACAAGGGGGATTTATTGTGTTCTAATTGTACTTGTTTTTATATTACAAGACTAactaattatatatatatacattttATCCTCTTTAACCAATTAAAATGCAAAGTAACAATTGAATGATGTTTTAATCTAATTTATCCATTTCTTTAACTGTGTAGTCTAATATATAGCTTTGTTCGATAAGATCATCAATTCTAGTGAAATGACGCTCACTGTAAGGAATAATTGAATCGACAAGTTTCATCAATCCTGGAATTTCAATCAAGctatcaatttcaaactTGTGTAAGATTACTGTAATAAGTTTCTGACTTATTTCGAAGAACTTACCATTGACATTCCAGTCccttattttcttgaatagCTTGAGAAGCTGGTCCGATACTAATTGTCCGATGGTTGCTTCTAACTTAAACGACCCAATAGCGCTATTGGAATCTTCGTTCAAATTAATAGATGATTTGATCACATTGTACAATCTCATAGGATGATCTAAAGTCAATGCCAATAAAAATGCACTAGACCAATCTTTGGTAGTGATGTAATTGGTCAACTTTTGTTCTTGTTCGACCTTAGTCTTCTGTATagcttcttgttcttgCAAGAAC harbors:
- a CDS encoding DEHA2E17820p (no similarity), with the translated sequence MRSMSRHQSHDSGCTIVLASSIKASWSRQVIARYIYHPNNIGEYDSGGGQWDDGESVNDWPVVHRPEPRLAGNYSRQLA
- a CDS encoding DEHA2E17842p (weakly similar to CA6071|IPF4835 Candida albicans IPF4835 zinc finger protein), translating into MGGPKTTNVSSINSMSAITPVQVSPSAYTGPQMGGSGTNQSVSGPMNGLTNDHFLSNRSASLPHAPVVYHGQDYYGSVQGTSQPGRSVFYATGQHSQGTSPPKGPLSYPTHNAPTGHHNATQPEGYANQQINFTHPMYGQNHSGSQGGPGGPNSGQPAYNGTYDYQMMPYSVQQPVYYPVYSQLPYHQVEENNALVNKRRIIKRRTRTGCLTCRKRRIKCDERKPYCFNCERSKKVCLGYENLSKSRKKSKPDSDSNSNDDDEKD